Within Rhododendron vialii isolate Sample 1 chromosome 12a, ASM3025357v1, the genomic segment TCAGTCCCGGGCGAGTGCGGTAGAATATCCTGTAAATGGTTATATGACGTCGGGACAATGCTCCTTCACGGTATATGTAAAGGAGGCACATATACCCATTTtatgcacacacacaaaaaaaaaaaaagaatggaaaaaaatcCAACATCTCGAATAATTGAATATCACTCATGCTGCACCTACAATATAAAGATGTATATTAATAGCATGTGAAGTCAGTACGTGCTTGCTTGACACTTGAGTACAGTAATCAAAGGTTGAGAACGTGAGCTCTTATTTTGGCACAACATCTAAAGTAAAGGCCCATGCCGTACGTAAAACTCACATAGATAGAACATTCCTAAACTGGAATGTATTCCGCTGAGAAATTTATAGTGCAACAAACTTTTGGCTAACGGAGGCGCCTGCAGAGGGTGAGACCATCGGCAATGGAGACAAGCGATGAGTCGATGCGAGAATCCGAAGCCAGGAAACTATTCAACTTTCTCAACGCATCCCTTGCTGTGTCCTCCACTTGTTCATCATGCTCAGAAGGGGCAACTCTGCCGGACCACAAAGTGTTGTCATATGCTATGACACCTCCAACCTTAACCAACTTCAACAGAAGCTCATGGTAATTGATGTAGTTCTCCTTGTCAGCATCCACAAATGCAAATTCAAATTCCCCTTCTTGTCTCTCCTGCATTAGTAGATAACTGGAGGTCAATCACCTTCCTATTCATTTACATCCAAAAATTGTAAGCCAAAATCCAAATGAGTGTTTTGTGCAATTTTCTTGTGGCAGCTATGTGCATCTAAGAGTATTGCTCTGCATCACATTAGGAAGCATGTTGGAACGGTCCTGCCGCTCCTGCgcgagagagggaaagaggcAAAAGAAAATGTAGGCAATATCCACGCGTACTGCAACTGCAGAAATCTTGTCGTTTGGCTTTTACGGTTACATCTATTAGTTTCTGACTCTGTTGTACTCGACCACACAATCTTCTATTTTGGATCAACTTATCTTCAATTGGTGCTAAATACATGTAAAAACAGGTGATATACCCATCCGATTTTGCACTAGCCATGAAACTAGTAGAAGATGTGTTATCTGGAAAGATCAAAGCTATCTTCGATTCTCAGCAAAAATCAACTATAAGATCATAATCTATATAACCGCGATTAAGTTTGAATTACAGATATGCATATGGGGGAAGAGTTGGAGCCATGGACTTACGTTTTTAAGGAGGTTGTTCAGAGTGATCATGCCATCGGAATGAATGTAGTTGATCTTATGCTCCACACCAGCCTTCCTAATAAATGGCAATCCTACCTCATAAGCTTCTTTGTCTTGATCAATCGCTACTACCTGAAAAAACGGATCCTAAATGTTGACGGATGGGCTAATTATgcagcaaaaaatatgattattGGGTTAGTCAGAAATTTGAGTTTTCCTATATCGAGTATATTCTCATGCCTAGATGTGAATTGGAGAGAGGTTAATCTTGACCTTAGTGAAGACAGAATTGCTTGCTTGATCATCCCAATTACCTCAACTGGCAGATGCGATCCTATGCGACTATTTTTCAGATAAATTCCCCCTAagcgaacttttttttttcctgataagCTGCCTAAGCTAAGTTGCATGTTATCAATGCAAGACTTGCCTTGCCATCATCCGGAAGAGCAAGAGCTGTAGCAAGGAGAGAATAACCAGTAAAAACACCAATCTCCAATGTCTTCTTGGCATTCATGATCTTTAGAAGCATCGAAATAAGTTGTCCTTCATCCACAGGCACGCTCATTGTACTCCTACAAGGAAGTTTTTAGATGGTAATTTCTACTGGTGATTCTAAGGAGAAAAAATCAATCACAAGGGGAAGTTACGAATTCACAATCCAAGTCTCCACGAAAATTTGCCTTTTAAGTTTAATGGTTGAAGTGAATCTTTTTCGAGAGATCAGAACCATAAACTTAGTGTTTTACGGCGTGTCCAAGAACAGAAGAACAAACATATGTTTACTGAGAGGCGTCATGACAAAGCATTCTCCATTTGCAGCTTTGAAGCTTTTCCGAATTGAAGTTCTGTTTCCAAACCTTCCCAAACCGCAAAAGCTTCAAATTTTGATTTAAAAGCATGTTTCGGCTACATGAAATCCCCCCGTCTGATCATCAACCCAAACCTGGTTTCCGTACTGGACCAGACCATCTGTCAATGCCAATGAATTCCACCCAAAACCGCTTGATAATAAACCATTTGAGAATCATATTAGCATTTattattgaaaattggaattcAGAAATGAGCTTGAAATGAATGAAAAACCATGGAAATGCTGAACAAGCTGTACCAATTGAGAAAACTTACCATTTATTGTACTTATTAACAGTTGCCTCTCTCAGATCCTTGAGTTGGGGATGCTCTCTGGGATAGGCATTAGTTTCCAAAATGTACTGCAATTACATAGGTAGACACTGTTATAGAATAGGAAATGCCCAGAGCTTAATATATATGAGATAGAGGATGTTTAATGTTTTATTGGAACTTGGAAGATTAGATTGTTAAGTTGTTGCATCACTAgtatatagtagtatataaCTTCCCGCATTACGTATGATTTATTATTGAGTGGTAGCGTTAGGGCACCGGCATGTGGTGCTTCACCGCTCATAGTGTGCATACGAGGTGGATCCAAGGCCAAGCTGACAGTATTAAGTGGTGTCAGCTTGGCCTCAGCCCCATCTCGCGCGCACACGACCGGACATGAAGCCTTAACACCGCATCAGCACGCACTTTGATGTCACGGTTACACCGCTCATAGTGTGCGTACGAGGTGGGTCCAAGGCTAAGCTGACAGTATTGAGTTGTGTCAGCTTGGCCTCAGCACCATCTCGCACACACACAACCGGACATGAAGCCGTGACACTACATCAATACGCTCTCCAGGGGAAGAAAACTACGGTGTGGACCACCGGATGCGGATAGTTTCTCCCAGTATTGGGCTGGGTTGGGTTTGTGATGTGGGCTTGTGGGTCCAATTACCAAAATGTTGGCTTTTgggtgagaaatttttcagtgcctgGTTGGCATAGCCACGTGGTGCTCGTGCGGGCATTTCGGccgtccaaacatgttttggacggcccagatttgtttgggtttgagggagtgttttggtaattttacattaaaaaattactcaaacaaatttgggccgtccaaaacacgtttggacggccgagatgcgggCACAAGCACAATGTGGCCGTGCCCAtctggcactgaaaaatttctccttttggGTAGGTTCTTCTATACTGGAGTGGAGTACCAAAAAGGATGAGAAgaatccttttctttttgttttttctcaaaGCTTATTTTTATACATATTGGATCAGCCGATGTTTATGAATGGGCCGGGCTGCTTCGGAAGCCCATTATTAACTGGACGACTGGACCTGGTAGATTCACATTGGGCTTCTCAATTCGATCAAATCGGCCCATTTGGATCCAAATTTTGATGGGCTTTGAAATACTGACCCAGCCAAATTTTCCGTTGACCAGTTCTTTGAAGCCCCAGAAAATTCAGAGTTGGTTGCTAACACCACTTTTATGAGGGAAACACGAGTTCTAAAAAAGGAACCGTCTCAATTATTAATTAAGTGGATCTGAGGCTgtgttcttgtaaatttattgtccagaatttttttgggttttttttttttccgttacattttgtttagtttttcgttgtaattttAAAGATTAATCATTCAATTCggcgagaggaatcagaaaagtataattGTATGAATcaatattgaaaaaagttcatatgaGACGACACATTAGAACCAAAAAACAACTGTTTGATATACAGTTGTTGGTTCAAGAGACTGGCATGCATCCTTAGTAGTTAGTACTCTCAAATGTTGCTCTTGATTTCGTGTCGGATTTAAGAAAATtaatgaagaaaacaaatagAGAAGCTAAATTTTACTATTTATGATTTCCTTACCATGCATTATTCTAATTTCCCTGAATATATAAATTATCAGAAATCCATTGGCAAATGTAACCCAAAAAGCAAATTTGGAAAAGCATAATAAACTAACCTTTGTGAGGGCTTCACTCTTGAGGATGCACTTCGTCATATTCGCGTCTCAAGTGGCCGAAGGACTTCTCGAAAATGTTGTTGTCTAaagtaaaaagagaaaaaaagaaaggcttTCCTCTTAATGAAGTGATGAACTCGAGGGTTGATATTTGTACACTTGGGAGCATTCTTTGGTAAGATGGTTAGCACGTGTGCACGTGCAAGAAATGTAGgggtggtctctctctctctctctctctctctctctatatatatatatatatatatatacacacacacacacacacacacacacatacacatacacatacacatacacatacgCGCGCGAATGTCCGTGCCTTCGAACAATGAGCAAAGGAATGACATGTTGTGAAAAAATGGATAGGAGCAAAGTAAACTACGATATATGCGCAGGGCAAATCGAtgtgcaaaaaatattcaagtaggtcaaaatttttcaaaattcataaatCACACAACACACGtaataaaaattaactactgTCATAAAAATCCATAAATTTGTATGaaaggaaattttaaaaattcaaccAAGGGTCGTCATCGGGCTGGTCCGGCCTAGCCCGCCAAGTCGCTGCCCAAGCCCGCCTACGGGCCGGGCCGAcggggctttttctttttgacggGCCGGGCGGGCTgggctacctaccataaattgaagcccaagcccggcccacgGGCTAGCCTAATTGGCGGGCCAAAAGCCGGGCTGACCAAcgggcgggcttaaatttccttgggcaaaactaaatcaagggaaaaaagaaaggattttgtgggattttgggctaataggTGAGCCCGTTGGCGGGCTTTTGGGCGGGTATCACAGGCGGGCTGCCGAGCGGGCTCATGGGCCGGgctgagtaaaaattcataggcccgagcctgcccattacaaactacgggccGGGCTAGCCCGCCCGTTTTACGGACTCGGACCGGGTAAAAGCCCGGCGGGCAGGGCGGACTTTGGGCGGGTCACGggccttcgggctaaatgatgacccttaaacTCAACCATGCACATATGTATATGAAATTTCAGTATCTGAGTTTCGGCCTCCCTTATGCATGCACAAATCCTAGTCCCGTCTCGAATCTTGAGCAACTCTCCTATTCTAGCCAGTGCATCAGATACTATGCTCCATCGAGCATTGCCCGGCATTCCTTAACGAGAGACTCCACTTGAGTGGAGAATATTTGCCAGTTGGGCCTTCTTTGAACATTCGCACAGCTACTAATTAATTGAGAATCTGATTCCAAATCTACTCCTCGAAATACTTGATTATTTTTAGACTGTAATTAATTTTGACACTCTCCATTTTTACGACCACATGCACTTTCTTTTTGACATCTTCATCAAATGTGAATTTACACACATCAAATATTTGATCAACCACACTTTCTTTTTGCTAGATCTCTCTCCCGCCGCTCTCACTGTTGGGTGAGTTTGGTCATGGCCCAACGGCATGTGGGTCTTGGCTTTGCTGCTCGTGTTTCTCGTGTTCTACATCCTGCGTCGACCGTCGGCTTCATCCTCTTTGATGTTGCTGCTGGTGCGGTGCAGCGGCAGATGGTGGAGCTCAGTGGCTGGGCTGCCTATTTGTGGTGGGTTTGGAAGGGTGGCAATTGTCACTTCATGCTGCCGCCCTTGTTGCTGCTACTCAACACGTGGTTTCCTGGTAAAAGTGGTCGGTGTGCTGTGGTGGTTGTTGGGGTCAAATTTCTTGGGCGGCGGTGGCAGTGCCTCTGCGGTGGCAGCAGTAGCCGGATatatttagggttttctttgaGGTTTGGGCTTGGGCTCTTTAGGTGTGAGTTTGCCCCTTTGGGTAGTGTatatttgattagttttttgCCAATCGGTTTGAGTCTTGGACTGTGTAATGACCCGAAAAtcggagacattaaaaaaaattgaaatgagaTTTCCAGTTAGTTTTCCATTTCAAAGCATTTAAATTCCAAAAGTCTTGTCAATTCCAATTAAATCACAACGTACCAACCTTAAAGTAATTTGTCAGATTCTCTTACCGtataatattaaaataattaattaaaattacaGAGCAACTAAGGGTGACGTCAAATCATTCTTTACCTAAGGCCATTTGCTCCATCTTCAATATCTGACATTTGAGTTACCAGGGTAACATAGTACCATGAGCGATGACGCttagtagccaaaacccacccgaaacccataacttacaaacaaaggCGTATACAATACGGTTAAATTAAAAGGCAATTTAAGCAGCAAACGATCAATTTCAATTACTAGCCATTAACTCAGAATTTCGCTTGACATACTTTATAGGTCCTActctcacaattctaggtcatCAGGTTACCCTCAATACCTAAGGTCCTGCCAgactacccctgaggtcctgcttgacCACCCTAGCTACGCCGGGTCTTTCAAGCTGCTCTCAAGGTCCTACCAGGCTATCCCAATAACACGTGGTCCTGTCAGGCTACCTCCGAGGTCCTACTAAGCCTACAACCTTTcacattattctatttttccatTAATCCTATTTTCACATCTAAGGTAATAAATCCATACATCGCAACCAACTCCGGGAACCTATTTGCCCAATCTATGATCAGTACAACAACATATCACGCAGTTTAACATTTTTACTTAACATGCTATCAGGCTAACAATAATTAATTCTACAATAATATCCAATCATGCGATAAAACTActcatgcgataaaatttatcatGCCATAGAACTTAGCATGTGAATATATTAATCATGTGATTAAACTAACATCGAACCGAAACTATTTAATTTAGGGACTAATAAAATTATTTCATAATCTCTAGGGTGgttttaaaaattattcaaacacAAGGGGCCAAGCTATATATAATTATccaaagataattttaaaaaaaaacagtggctATGGGAAATCGGCAAAACAGGGGATTACGGCCTGATTTCGACCAGCGACGTCGGGTTTGATTATTATCACACTGTAACGCTAAAATCATTATTGAAACGTGATATACatagggaggtgagttccgaGCTACCTCTTGTCCGGCGAAAAGGTTTTCGGAGAGATTTGATGGCGGGTCGGAGCGGCGGCGGAGCTAGGCTAAAACGATGGTGAGTACGGCAGTGATGTTGCTTGGAGTGTGAGGTGATGGTGACTTCGGGGGTTTTGTTCGGTTGCGGTGAGGATGTACGGTGGTGAGGACCCGGTTGGTGGTGGTTATGGACGAGGTGATCCGGTGATGGTGGTTTCACGGTTGGGGTTGGTGaatggaggagtggtggtggtggtaccGGGCCGGtgggatgatggaggtggtgttGCTCCGgtcttctcctctctctgtctccctCACGCTGCAACTCTCTCTGCGGAGTGGGAACTAAGAAAGGAGGCAGGGAAAATGAGTTGGATTTATAcatgaaagatattttttttgtaccgttgaaaagattttaatgagatctatcaaataagatctatattgatagaaaaattatttacgtaaatacataatttttaaacttaaaattattttttttaaaaaaaaaatacttttttttgaaaaatagaacaCCCCTGACTCTTGGATAAAAATGTTGTGTTAAATAGGAAGGGAAAAGAGGAGGAAATTAAAGggatttttttgcctttttgtgTACCTGGTTTGTCTCACGCGTGCACTTAACCTTTAAGATGTCAACGTCGCGTCAATGTCAGTGTGTGCAGCGATACTTTTGAGAAGTGTtaggacaaagaaaataaaatagagaatgctaagtacaaagaaaatttatctcgaaaatattttgaaaacaacaatcaatgattgagaatcactttgatgattgtgtcacacacatcaaagtgaatctcacccactagttgatttttttttggagtagtttcgaatttgagccgttcaaataCACTTTAAAGGTcaattctttgtccattttctttgcaGGTAGCATTTCTCGATACTTTTACCACATGCGCAAAAATGACATTCTTACCCTTAATTGTTGTTTCCAATCTCTACTGAAATACGATCTCTCTTCTAAATACACCAAAATCAGTATAGTACGTAGAACTTTTTGGGGTTCAACAAATTCTAAACCACAATTTCTTGGTTGTATGTTCAGAGgtgtttctactaacaaaaattattaaaaatttaacgtattttatcatcttgtttttactaataaaaaaatttcaatattttatcATTctgtttttactaacaaaatagttgttaataatttttttttgttacagtaaCTTTACTCAAAAATTCATTAACTTATTCATTActgaaaataatttgacattCCTCAATAATTTATtctaccggaaacacctaacaatttTTTAACTActaataaaaatctacaaaatttttACTACCAGAAACACTTTCTTATTCGCTACTGAAATATCAACTTTTTGGGGTTCAAAAAGTCTACCCTCACTGCTTGATTCCACCGCTCCACTTACTGTTATGCCAAAATTGTTTCGTTTTGGCCAATAAATGGGTATGATGATTGATGATTTTATGAGGCCCATTTAAAGCGCAAGttatattttaaatatttttttatgacttcttataaaaaattatgtcAATCCAATATCCATAAGGGTTTGTTCAGAATTTGAATGGgcccacaaaatcatcaataaatcgttcatctattttttttatcggca encodes:
- the LOC131311302 gene encoding flavonoid 3',5'-methyltransferase-like isoform X1, with protein sequence MTKCILKSEALTKYILETNAYPREHPQLKDLREATVNKYNKWSTMSVPVDEGQLISMLLKIMNAKKTLEIGVFTGYSLLATALALPDDGKAIAIDQDKEAYEVGLPFIRKAGVEHKINYIHSDGMITLNNLLKNERQEGEFEFAFVDADKENYINYHELLLKLVKVGGVIAYDNTLWSGRVAPSEHDEQVEDTARDALRKLNSFLASDSRIDSSLVSIADGLTLCRRLR
- the LOC131311302 gene encoding flavonoid 3',5'-methyltransferase-like isoform X2, with the translated sequence MTKCILKSEALTKYILETNAYPREHPQLKDLREATVNKYNKWSTMSVPVDEGQLISMLLKIMNAKKTLEIGVFTGYSLLATALALPDDGKVVAIDQDKEAYEVGLPFIRKAGVEHKINYIHSDGMITLNNLLKNERQEGEFEFAFVDADKENYINYHELLLKLVKVGGVIAYDNTLWSGRVAPSEHDEQVEDTARDALRKLNSFLASDSRIDSSLVSIADGLTLCRRLR
- the LOC131311302 gene encoding flavonoid 3',5'-methyltransferase-like isoform X3, giving the protein MLLNQNLKLLRFGKVWKQNFNSEKLQSCKWRMLCHDASQSTMSVPVDEGQLISMLLKIMNAKKTLEIGVFTGYSLLATALALPDDGKAIAIDQDKEAYEVGLPFIRKAGVEHKINYIHSDGMITLNNLLKNERQEGEFEFAFVDADKENYINYHELLLKLVKVGGVIAYDNTLWSGRVAPSEHDEQVEDTARDALRKLNSFLASDSRIDSSLVSIADGLTLCRRLR
- the LOC131311302 gene encoding flavonoid 3',5'-methyltransferase-like isoform X4, producing the protein MSVPVDEGQLISMLLKIMNAKKTLEIGVFTGYSLLATALALPDDGKAIAIDQDKEAYEVGLPFIRKAGVEHKINYIHSDGMITLNNLLKNERQEGEFEFAFVDADKENYINYHELLLKLVKVGGVIAYDNTLWSGRVAPSEHDEQVEDTARDALRKLNSFLASDSRIDSSLVSIADGLTLCRRLR